In one window of Myotis daubentonii chromosome 13, mMyoDau2.1, whole genome shotgun sequence DNA:
- the GRK5 gene encoding G protein-coupled receptor kinase 5 isoform X5: MYACKRLEKKRIKKRKGESMALNEKQILEKVNSPFVVNLAYAYETKDALCLVLTIMNGGDLKFHIYNMGNPGFEEERALFYAAEILCGLEDLHLENTVYRDLKPENILLDDYGHIRISDLGLAVKIPEGDLIRGRVGTVGYMAPEVLNNQRYGLSPDYWGLGCLLYEMIEGQSPFRGRKEKVKREEVDRRVLETEEVYSHKFSEEAKSICKMLLTKDAKQRLGCQEEGAAEVKRHPFFRNMNFKRLEAGMLDPPFIPDPRAVYCKDVLDIEQFSTVKGVNLDHTDDDFYSKFSTGSVPIPWQNEMIETECFKELNVFGPNGTLSPDLDRSHPPEPPKKGLFQRIFKRQHQNNSKSSPNSKTSFNHHINSNHVSSNSTGSS; the protein is encoded by the exons ATGTACGCCTGCAAGCGCTTGGAGAAGAAGAGGATCaagaagaggaaaggggagtCCATGGCCCTCAACGAGAAGCAGATCCTGGAGAAGGTCAACAGCCCATTCGTG GTCAACCTGGCCTATGCCTACGAGACCAAGGACGCGCTGTGCTTGGTCCTGACCATCATGAACGGGGGCGACCTGAAGTTCCACATCTACAACATGGGGAACCCCGGCTTCGAGGAGGAGCGGGCCCTGTTCTACGCGGCGGAGATCCTGTGCGGCCTGGAAGACCTGCACCTGGAGAACACCGTCTACAG GGATCTGAAACCCGAGAATATCCTGCTAGATGATTACG GCCACATTAGGATCTCCGACCTGGGCCTGGCCGTGAAGATCCCTGAGGGAGACCTGATCCGAGGCCGGGTGGGCACCGTCGGCTACATGG CTCCCGAAGTCCTGAACAACCAGAGGTACGGCCTGAGCCCCGACTactggggtctgggctgcctcCTCTACGAGATGATCGAGGGCCAGTCGCCGTTCCGGGGCCGCAAGGAGAAGGTGAAGCGGGAGGAGGTGGACCGCCGGGTCCTGGAGACCGAGGAGGTGTACTCCCACAAGTTCTCCGAGGAGGCCAagtccatctgtaaaatg CTGCTCACCAAAGACGCGAAGCAGAGGCTGGGCTGTCAGGAGGAGGGGGCTGCGGAGGTCAAGAGGCACCCCTTCTTCAGGAACATGAACTTCAAGCGCTTGGAAGCCGGGATGTTGGACCCGCCCTTCATTCCAGAT CCCCGGGCCGTGTACTGTAAGGACGTGCTGGACATTGAGCAGTTCTCCACCGTGAAGGGCGTCAACCTGGACCACACGGACGACGACTTCTACTCCAAGTTCTCCACGGGCTCCGTGCCCATCCCCTGGCAGAACGAG ATGATAGAAACGGAATGCTTTAAGGAGCTGAACGTGTTTGGACCTAACGGTACCCTCTCACCAGACCTGGACCGGAGTCACCCTCCGGAGCCACCGAAGAAAGGGCTGTTCCAGAGAATCTTCAAGCGTCAG CATCAGAATAATTCCAAGAGTTCGCCCAACTCCAAGACCAGTTTTAACCACCACATAAACTCAAACCACGTCAGCTCCAACTCCACCGGAAGCAGCTAG